GGCCGGGACCGGGTGACCCACGAGTTCGAGATCTCCGCCGGTCAGGTGGTCGGGATGGACGTGGCATTCGGGCAGACGTACGGGACGCCGCCCGTCCGGCTGGACCCGCTGGCCGCCCTCGCCGAGACGACGCGGGCGTGGGAGGCGTTCCGGGAGACGCACGGGTACTCCGGCCGCTACCCCGAGCTGGTCCGGCACAGCGCGACAGTGCTGGGCGGCCTCACGTACGCCCGCAGCGGAGCGGTGATCGCGGCGCCGACCACCTCGTTGCCGGAGCGGATCGGCGGCGATCGCAACTACGACTACCGATACTCCTGGTTGCGGGACTTCTCGCTGACCATGCGGGCGCTGTGGGTGGCGGCCTGCCCGGACGAGACGTCGCGGCTGTTCGCCTGGGTGGCCCGGTCGATCGGCCGGGTCGGCGACGAGCCGGTGCCGGTGCTCTTCGGGTTGGAGGGCGAACGTGACGTCTCCGAGCACCACTGCCATCACGTGCGCGGATACCTCGACAGCCGGCCGGTGCGGATCGGCAACGACGCGTGGCGGCAGCGGCAGCTCGACGTGCCGGGTGAGGTGATGTCGGCGGTGTGGAGGCTGCGCGACTACCTGGGCGTCCCGTTCGAGGAGGAGCTGCGGGAGATGGTGCTCGGGCTGACCGAGCAGGTGGCGGCGACCTGGCATCTGCCGGACCGGGGCATGTGGGAGACCCGGGGTGAGGAACGGCACTATCTCTCGTCGAAGGTCTCCTGCTGGCTGGCCATGGACCGCGCCGTGGGGCTCGCCGACCGGCTCGGTGACCGTGCCGATCCGCGTCGCTGGGCCGGCGTACGCGACGAGATCCGCGCGGCGGTGCTGCGCGAGGGGTGGAACGACCGGATCGGCGCGTTCACCGGCGCGTTCGGGTCGCCGGAGCTGGACGCTTCGGTGCTGGCCCTGCCGGTGGCGCACTTCCTGCCGGCCACCGATCCACGGATGCGCTCCACCATCGCGATGGTGGAGCGTGACTTGGGCACGGACAACGGGCTGGTCCGGCGGTGGACGACCGACCCGGCCGGGTTCCTGCTGTGCTCGTTCTGGCTGGTGGAGTGCCTGGTGATGGCGGGTGAGCCGCGCCGGGCCGAGGAGCTGTTCGAACGGGTGGTGGGCAACGCCAACGACGTGGGGCTGTTCAGCGAGCAGATCGACCTGACCACCGGCGCGCAGCTCGGCAACACGCCGCAGGCGCTGTCGCACATCGGGCTGATCAACGCGGCGTGGCGGCTGACCGAGCCGGAGAGCTTCTGACCGGTCCCGCCGGAATCCTGCAACAGACCTGCAAACGCCAGGCATTGACGGTGATGCGTGCGCAGTCCTAGCCTCGAAGAGGCGGGAAAGCCCTTTCCCACGGCTTTCATCCCGCTTCACCCCGCTCCGGATCCGGGCATCCGACGGGGCACACCGATCCCAGGCCGGCGGCACGCCATGCCTGCATGTCTGTCCGACGGACGGCCGTGGGATCACCACCACACGCGTCAAGGAGGACAACTGTGCGCAAGAGACAACTCCCCGGCCGGCGACCACTGGTGCTGGCGGTGGGCGCCGGCGTGACCGTGGCGGCCCTCGTCGCCGGCATGACCTCGGCCTTCGCGGCCACCGTGTTCAGCGACACCTTCGACGACGGCGACACCTCCGGCTGGTCCAAGTCCGGCGGCACCTGGGCGGTTGACGGCTCGGGTGTGCTCAACCAGTCCAACGCCGGCAGCGAGCTGGCCCGGCAGTTCGCCGGGCAGACCAGCTGGACCGACTACTCCGTACAGGCACGGGTCCGACCGGCGAGCTTCGGCTCGTCAAGCGCCCTGGTCGGGCTGGCCGCCCGATCCACCAGCAGCACCAAGATGTACCGCCTCGCCCTGCTCGGCTCCGGCCGGGCCGAACTGCAGGCCGTCAACGGCAGCAGCATCACCGCGATCGGCTCCGCGTCGCTCGGCGTCGCCGCCGGCACCTGGTACACCCTGCGCATCGAGGCCAGTGGCAGCACCGTCCGCGGCTTCGTCAACGGCACCCAGATCGCCTCCGGCAGTAACAGCCTGGCCAGCGCGGGCCGGATCGGCCTGGTCACCGCGTACGCCAGCGGCGGCTTCGACGACGTGGTCGTCGACTCGTCCGGCGGGGGCACCCCGACCACGCCGCCGGCGACCACCGCAGGGCCGAGCACACCGCCACCCACCACGTCGGCCCCGACCACCCCACCGCCAGCGGGGTGGCCGACGCCCACCAGCAGCCAGAAGGTGGACGCGACAATTCCAGTGACCGGCACCTTCGACGGTGGGCTCAAGCGCTACTACGGCATCGGCGACGGTGGGCAGAGCGAGAGTCAGGACCCGATGTTCGAGCTGGCCGCCGGCGCCACCCTGCGCAACGTCATCATCGGTGCGCCGGCCGGCGACGGCGTGCACTGCGAGGGCAACTGCACACTGATCAACGTCTGGTGGGAGGACGTGGGCGAGGACGCGGCCACCTTCCGCGGCGGCACCACGTACACGGTCGATGGTGGTGGCGCCCGCTCGGCCAGCGACAAGGTCTTCCAGCACAACGGCGCGGGCACCGTCTACATCAAGAACTTCCGGGTGGAGAACGCCGGGAAGCTCTACCGGGCCTGCGGCAACTGCTCCACGTCGTACCAGCGGCACGTGGTGATCGACAACGTGGTCGTGAGGGACACCGACGCGATCGCCGGCATCAACACCAACTGGGGCGACACCGCCCGGTTCAGCCGGATCACCATCGTCGGCGACCCGGACCGGGAGACCTCGATCTGCGTCAAGTACAAGGGAGTGCCCAAGGGCAGCGAGCCGACGAAGATCGGCGAGGGCGCCGACGGCGTCAACTGCTTCTACGCGCCGTCCGACATCACCTACCAGTAGGCCCGGCCGCCGGCACCCCGCCGTCCCCGGGGTGCCGGCTCAGGCCAGCACGGGTACGCCGGAGACGTCGACAGTCTCCGGATACTTCAGCCCCGCGCCGGTGTTGAGCACCACCACCCGTTCCCCGGCGCGGATCCAGCCACCGGCGCGTAGCTGCCGCGCCGCGGTCAGGCAGGCCGCGCCCTCGGGGCAGAGCAGCAGCCCCTCACGGGCGGCGAAATCCCGCAGGTCGGCCAGGATCTCCGCGTCGTCGACGGCGACCGCGGTGCCGGCGGACGCCCGCAGCGCGGCCAGGATCAGCTCGTCGCCCAACGGGGACGGCACGGTGATGCCGAACGCCACCGTGTGCGCGTCCTCCCACGGCTGGGCCCGGGACTCGCCGGCGGCGAAGGCCCGCACGATCGGCGCGCAGCCTGTCGACTGCACCGCCACCAGCCGGGGCAGCTTGTCGCCGACCCAGCCCAGCTCGCGCATCTCGTGCAGCGCCTTGTGGATGCCGATCAGACCGACCCCGCCACCCGTCGGATAGATGATCACGTCGGGCACCTGCCAGCCGAGTTGCTCGACGATCTCGTACCCCATCGTCTTCTTGCCCTCCAGCCGGTAGGGCTCGCGCAGCGTGCCGGCGTCGAAGATCGCCCCTTCGGACTCGGCGATCAGCTCGGCCACCCGGCGGCCCGCGTCGCTGATCAGCCCGTCCACCAGGCGCAGGTCGGCGCCGGCGGCCACGCACTCGCGCCGGCAGATGGTCGGCGCCGCCAGCGGCATCACGATGGTGGCGCCCATCCCGGCGCGTGCCGCGTACGTCGCCCACGCCGAACCGGCGTTGCCGTTGGTGGGCATCGCGATCCGCTCGACGCCCAACTCGCGAGCCCGACTCACGCCCACCGCCGCGCCGCGCGCCTTGAACGAGCCGGTCGGGACCAACCCCTCGTCCTTGACCATCAGGTCCGCGATGCCGATCTCCGCGCCGTACGACGGGGTGCGCAGCAGCGGCGTCCAGCCCTCACCGAGCGTGGTGACGTGCCGGGGGTCGGCGACGGGCAGCAGCTCCCGGTACCGCCACAGGTCGGCCGGGCGCAGGCCGAAACGCTCCGGGGTGACCGCCTTCGCCACCGCCGGCAGGTCGTAGCGGGCCAGCAGTGGCGAGCCGCACTCGCAGAGGTTCTGCAGCTTGTCGGCGGCGTACTCCAGGCCGCAGCGTGGGCAGTCAAGATGGGTCAGGTACACGTCGCTCCTCGCCGTCAGGCCGCGTCGATGCTCAGCCACCGTCGGCTGCGCCGGCCCGGCTCGTACACCGAGTCCAGCCGCTTGGCGACCACACCGGGCAGCCCCTGCTCCCGCCCGGTGCGCAGGGCCTCGTCGCCGGCACCGGGAAACCACGGCGGAGTCTGCCAGTGCGTACCGGCCAACGCCAGCCCATCGAGCAGTTCCCGGCGTTGCGTGTACGGGACGTCGACGCTGCTCACGCCCTCCAACCACAGCAGGTCGACGAGCAGGAACTGGGCGCCGGCCGGGACGCGGCCACCGCTGGCGGGACGCGCGGGGCGCACCCGGCCGGAGCCGTCGATGCGGACGAGCACGCCGTCGAGCACCGCCTCGGTGGGCGCCAACGCCTCGGCCAGCGCGCGCAGCCACGGGTAACCGCCGGTGATCTCCTCGTCGGTCTCGGAGAGCAGCCGCAACCGCCCGCCGGAGACGTACGCCATCGCCCGGACCCCGTCCCAGCGCAGCTCGTAACCCCACGCGGCGCGGTCGCGGGGCAGCCCGGCGGCGGGCGTGGCGTGCATCGGGCGGACCAGTTCGGGCATCGGCGTCCAGCCCGGCGGGGCGGGATCGGTGCGGCGGACCATCCAGTCCCGACCACCTGTGGCGAACAGCGCGTAGCGGCCGGCGGTGCGGTCACCGGAGAGCGTGACGATCACCTCGTCGTCGCGCCACTTCTCGCAGCGGTACGTGCCGCGATCGTGGATGACCATCCGGCCGCCCCCGTACTCGCCGGCGGGGATCTCGCCGGAGAAGTCCAGGTACTCCATCGGGTGATCCTCGGTGTGCACGGCGAGGTGGTTGCGGCCCGGGTCGCGGGGCAGGCCGCGCGGCACCGCCCAGGACGCGAGCACGCCCTCGTGCTCCAGCCGTAGGTCCCAGTGCAGGCTGCGGGCGTGGTGCTGCTGGATGACGAAGCGCCCGGCGCCCTCGTCGGGCCCCGTCGCCGTGGGGCCGCGCTCCGGCACCGGCTCGGGTGTACGGGCGGCGTCGCGTCGGCGTCGGTACTCCTCCAGCCGGTCGGTCACACCGGCATTCTCCGGCAAACCGGGCCATTGCGCTGACCGCCGGAGTGTCCGGTTCGCTCGGCGTCCGGGGGCGCGGCGGGGTAGAACGGACCTCATGGACCTCAGCGACCAGCCCACCGCCCTGCTCCCGGGTGACGTGCGGATGCCTCTGCTCGGCTTCGGCACCTGGCAGGCCACCGGCCAGGCGGGTTACGACGCCGTGCTGGCCGCGCTCGACACCGGCTACCGGCACCTCGACACCGCCACTGTCTACGGCAACGAGCGGGAGGTCGGCCGGGCGGTGCGGGAGAGCGGGCTGCGTCGCGAGGACCTCTTCGTCACCACCAAGCTCCCTCCGGACCGGATGGGCCGGGAGCGCGAGACGTTGGAGGCCAGCCTGGAGGCGCTCGGCGTCGACCAGGTGGACCTCTGGTTGATCCACTGGCCACCGTCCTCGCCTGCGGACAGCATCCCGCTGTGGCGCGAGTTGCTGGCCGCCCGGGACGAGAACCTGACCCGCGCCGTCGGGGTCAGCAACTACAGCACGGGCGAGATCGACGAGTTGATCCAGTCGACCGAGGAGAACCCGGCGGTCAACCAGATCCGGTGGAGCCCCGCGCTGTACGACAGGCAGCGGCACGCCGAGCACCGGGACCGGGGCGTGGTGCTGGAGGGGTACAGCCCGTTCAAGACCAGCGACCTCAGCGATCCGGTGCTGACCAGGATCGCCGCGGCGCACGGCGTCTCCCCGGCGCAGGTGGTGCTGCGGTGGCACATCGACCACGAGATCGTGGTGATCCCGAAGTCGGTGACCCCGGAGCGGATCAGCGCCAACTTCGACGTCTTCCACTTCTCGTTGACGGCGGAGGAGATGCGCGACATCGACGCGCTCGGCGACGCCTGAGCCGGCGGAATCCTTCACGGCATGGCCTGAAAGTGAAGGCTATCGACATCGACGCTCATGACGGTATAGCGTGCCGTCATCACGCGCGTCGATGCCTGTGAACCCCTCGCCGCTGGAGGACCGCCATGGCCCGATCCCCGTCTGTCCGTCTGCGTCGCCGTGGGGTGCTCGGCATCCCCGCCCTGGTGGCCGCCGCGCTCACCACACTCGCCGTCCGACCCGCCCCGGCGAGCGCCGCTCCGAAGGCCGAGTGCCTGGCCGACCTGTTGCAGGACTCCTGATGGCGACCATCCCGTGGCTCGTGGACGTGCTGCGCGGCGCCGGGGTCCAGGTCGTCGTCGAGGGCGACTGGCTCAACCGGATGCGACCCGGCTCGTTCGACCCGATCGGGGTGCTCTGGCACCACACCGCCTCGACCTCAAGCGCCAGCAACCCGCACCCGGCGCTCGGCATCTGCATCAACGGCCGCTCCGACCTGGCCGGCCCGCTCTGTCAGGCGCTCGTCGACTACAACGGCGTCTTCCACGTCATCTCCGCCGGCCGCTGCAACCACGCCGGGGTCAGCGGCGGCAGCGGCCCCATCCCCGCCGGTGACGGCAACACCCTGATGATCGGGTGGGAGATCGACTACAACGGCGTCGACCAGCAGATGACCACCGCGCAGTACAACTCGTCGATCGCCGCTACCGCCGCCGTACTCACCCGGCTCGGCCGGGACAGCAGCTACGCCCGGGGCCACCGGGAGACAAGCACCACCGGCAAGATCGACCCGTCCTTCATCGACCTGAACGTGATGCGCGCCGACGTCGCCGCGAAGATGGCCGGCGGCGGGACCGCGTGGTCCTCCACCGTGGACAACACGACCTCCGGCCGGTTCACGGCAAGCGCCAACTGGGGCGTGTCGACGTTCTCCAGCCAGCGGTACGGCGCCGACTACCGCTACGCCGACCCGATCGCGGTCAGCGACCCCGCCTGGTACAAGTTCAACGTGCCGGCGACCGGCAGCTACCGGGTCGAGGCGTGGTGGCCGACGAACAGCGGCTACAACAGCGCCACCCCGTACATCGTCGCCACCACCACCGGCAACAAAACGGTGTACGTGGACCAGCGGGTGACCGGCGGGCAGTGGCGCGTCCTCGGCACGTTCACCCTGCCGGCGGGTGACGCCAACCGGGTGGCGGTGAGCCGCTGGAGCAACGCCACCGGCCTGGTCATCGCCGACGCCGTACGCCTCACCCGGGTCTGACTCGGCTTGATCGACTCGATTTCCTGGAAGTCGGGGTGTCCCACGCGCGGCGATGCCCCGACGTCAAGGAACCCGAGTGGATCTCTCGCGTGGGTGGGGGCGCGACCGCGTGGTCGCGCCCCCACGACAGCTCAGGAGCGGGAGCAGGTGGCGCCGTTGAGCGCGAAGCTGGTCGGGGACGAGTACGACCCGCTCAGCGTCCCCTGGTAGCCGAAGCTGGCCGTGCCGCCGGGTGCGACCGACCCGTTGTGGCTGACGTTGCGGGCGGTCACCGTCGACCCGCTCTGGCTCACCGTGGCGTTCCAGGCGTTGGTGACCTGCTGCCCGCCGGGCAGGCTGTAGGTCAGCGTCCAGCCGTTGATCGCGCTGGACCCGGTGTTGGTGATCTGGACGTCGGCGGTGAAGCCGTTGTTCCACGCGTTGGCCGTGTACTTCACCGCGCAGCCCGCGCTGCCGCCCGGCGGCGGGGTCGTCGGCGGCGGGTTGGTGGGGTTGCCGCCGCCACCGTTGACGTTTGCCGAGAACGAGGTCACCGCGAGGCCGGCACCACCCTGCCACGGCTCGAAGCCGGCCTGGATGCTTGTCAGGTACCAGGAGTTGGTGATCGCGCCCCGGTTGCGGGTGTCGTTGATGAAGTCCAGCACGCTGAAGTTCAGGCTGGAGACCGCCGACGACGCGACGTACGAGATGACGTTGTTGGAGCCGTTGCTGCCCCGCCAGACCTCCCAGGTCCGGCCGGCCAGGTTGGTCGTGCCGACCACCGAGCCGATGGGCTGGATCGGGCCCTGGCGGTTGAGCCAGATCATGATCTCCATCTGGTTCACCCCGTCCCGCTTGGGCGACGGGTCGAGCCAGATGTCGTACGCCGCGTCGTAGATGGCGCCGCTGACGTACCGGTAGGAGATGCTGCTGGTGGCGCTGCTGATCTGCGACACCTGGATCGGCAGGTTCGTGCCGGGGGAACAGTTGGTGTAGTGACAACCGAGGAACACCGAGGGGTACGACGTGGGCGCCCCGTTGGTGGGGCTGCTGCCGTTCAGCGTGGTGATCTCGAAGCCGTTGCTGGTGACGTTGATGCACTGCTGGGCGGAGGTGCCCCAGCGGTTGTTCTGCACGACGTAGCGACCCTGGATGACTGTCGAGCCGTACTGTTCGCAGATCTGGGTGTCGGCGGAGGCGCTGCCGCCGAGGGCCACGGCGACGAGCGAGCTGGCGACCAGCAGACCGGCGGCAGCCAGGGCCCGAAGTTGACGTTTCATGACGCTCCTTGACTCGGCGCGTGCCGGGCGCCGGATGTGGTGGGATGGTGCGGGAGCGCTCCCACGCTCAACGACACATTTACATGCCTGAAACTAAGGCGCAACCGCCCGCGTCAAACTGGTGAATTGTGAGGATTGCCATCCCGCCACCGAACGGGCGTCGAGGGCCGACCAGCTAAGCGGCGCGAACGGCCGAGGAGCGGATCCGGCGGCCCGATCAGGCCCTGGTGTGCGCCGATAGCTCCGAGTAGCGTGTTGCCTCCGACGCGTTCCGCTCCCCCTCCGGAGGCGTACACCACCATGGGTGGCTCCCCCCTGCGCATTCTCATCGTCGGCGCGGGCATCGCCGGCCTGGCCGTCGCCCGGGCCCTGCGCCTGGCGGGCTTCCGGCCCGACGTCACCGACAAGCTGCCCCCGGGGGAGTCGACCGAGACCGGCCTCTACCTGCCCGGCAACGCCGCCCGCGCGCTGCACCGGCTGGACCTGCACGACCCGGTCCGTCCTCTCGGGCAGGTGATCCACCGGCAGCGGTTCTTCGACGCCGCGGGGCTGCCCCTCTGCGAGGTGGACCTCGACGCCCTCTGGGCCGGCGTCGGCGAGTGCCGGGCGCTGCCCCGGGCGGACCTGCACCGGGTGCTGCTCAGCGGCGCCGGCGGCGCCGTCCGACACGGCGCCGAGGTCCGCACCCTCGATCTGCTGCCGCGCGCGGTCGGGGTCACCTTCACCGACGGCACGAGCACCGAGTACGACCTGGTCATCGGCGCCGACGGGCCGCGTTCCTCGGTCCGGGCCCTGGCCGCGCTCGGCGGGCCACCCCGCCCGGCCGGGCACGTCGTCTACCGGGCCGTCCTGCGAGACGGCCCGCCCGTCACCGACTGGACCGCGCTGCTCGGGCAGCGCTCCGGT
The DNA window shown above is from Micromonospora lupini and carries:
- a CDS encoding GH12 family glycosyl hydrolase domain-containing protein, which codes for MKRQLRALAAAGLLVASSLVAVALGGSASADTQICEQYGSTVIQGRYVVQNNRWGTSAQQCINVTSNGFEITTLNGSSPTNGAPTSYPSVFLGCHYTNCSPGTNLPIQVSQISSATSSISYRYVSGAIYDAAYDIWLDPSPKRDGVNQMEIMIWLNRQGPIQPIGSVVGTTNLAGRTWEVWRGSNGSNNVISYVASSAVSSLNFSVLDFINDTRNRGAITNSWYLTSIQAGFEPWQGGAGLAVTSFSANVNGGGGNPTNPPPTTPPPGGSAGCAVKYTANAWNNGFTADVQITNTGSSAINGWTLTYSLPGGQQVTNAWNATVSQSGSTVTARNVSHNGSVAPGGTASFGYQGTLSGSYSSPTSFALNGATCSRS
- a CDS encoding pectate lyase translates to MRKRQLPGRRPLVLAVGAGVTVAALVAGMTSAFAATVFSDTFDDGDTSGWSKSGGTWAVDGSGVLNQSNAGSELARQFAGQTSWTDYSVQARVRPASFGSSSALVGLAARSTSSTKMYRLALLGSGRAELQAVNGSSITAIGSASLGVAAGTWYTLRIEASGSTVRGFVNGTQIASGSNSLASAGRIGLVTAYASGGFDDVVVDSSGGGTPTTPPATTAGPSTPPPTTSAPTTPPPAGWPTPTSSQKVDATIPVTGTFDGGLKRYYGIGDGGQSESQDPMFELAAGATLRNVIIGAPAGDGVHCEGNCTLINVWWEDVGEDAATFRGGTTYTVDGGGARSASDKVFQHNGAGTVYIKNFRVENAGKLYRACGNCSTSYQRHVVIDNVVVRDTDAIAGINTNWGDTARFSRITIVGDPDRETSICVKYKGVPKGSEPTKIGEGADGVNCFYAPSDITYQ
- a CDS encoding DNA polymerase ligase N-terminal domain-containing protein, which gives rise to MTDRLEEYRRRRDAARTPEPVPERGPTATGPDEGAGRFVIQQHHARSLHWDLRLEHEGVLASWAVPRGLPRDPGRNHLAVHTEDHPMEYLDFSGEIPAGEYGGGRMVIHDRGTYRCEKWRDDEVIVTLSGDRTAGRYALFATGGRDWMVRRTDPAPPGWTPMPELVRPMHATPAAGLPRDRAAWGYELRWDGVRAMAYVSGGRLRLLSETDEEITGGYPWLRALAEALAPTEAVLDGVLVRIDGSGRVRPARPASGGRVPAGAQFLLVDLLWLEGVSSVDVPYTQRRELLDGLALAGTHWQTPPWFPGAGDEALRTGREQGLPGVVAKRLDSVYEPGRRSRRWLSIDAA
- a CDS encoding glycoside hydrolase family 15 protein, yielding MRQLRISDYGYLSDARSGALVGIDGSVDWWCPHRFDGPSVFGRLLDPNGGHFRLAPVGVGGPGYRVERAYRPDTLVLRTVHHTPYGSVAVTDALATEIGARAHDLGKNSPAVLVRVVEGLSGRVRMMLDFAPRPEYGLLTPYLHEQPGGGVLAGAGPVVLVLRAGDLPLRAGRDRVTHEFEISAGQVVGMDVAFGQTYGTPPVRLDPLAALAETTRAWEAFRETHGYSGRYPELVRHSATVLGGLTYARSGAVIAAPTTSLPERIGGDRNYDYRYSWLRDFSLTMRALWVAACPDETSRLFAWVARSIGRVGDEPVPVLFGLEGERDVSEHHCHHVRGYLDSRPVRIGNDAWRQRQLDVPGEVMSAVWRLRDYLGVPFEEELREMVLGLTEQVAATWHLPDRGMWETRGEERHYLSSKVSCWLAMDRAVGLADRLGDRADPRRWAGVRDEIRAAVLREGWNDRIGAFTGAFGSPELDASVLALPVAHFLPATDPRMRSTIAMVERDLGTDNGLVRRWTTDPAGFLLCSFWLVECLVMAGEPRRAEELFERVVGNANDVGLFSEQIDLTTGAQLGNTPQALSHIGLINAAWRLTEPESF
- a CDS encoding aldo/keto reductase, with protein sequence MDLSDQPTALLPGDVRMPLLGFGTWQATGQAGYDAVLAALDTGYRHLDTATVYGNEREVGRAVRESGLRREDLFVTTKLPPDRMGRERETLEASLEALGVDQVDLWLIHWPPSSPADSIPLWRELLAARDENLTRAVGVSNYSTGEIDELIQSTEENPAVNQIRWSPALYDRQRHAEHRDRGVVLEGYSPFKTSDLSDPVLTRIAAAHGVSPAQVVLRWHIDHEIVVIPKSVTPERISANFDVFHFSLTAEEMRDIDALGDA
- a CDS encoding FAD-dependent monooxygenase, with the translated sequence MGGSPLRILIVGAGIAGLAVARALRLAGFRPDVTDKLPPGESTETGLYLPGNAARALHRLDLHDPVRPLGQVIHRQRFFDAAGLPLCEVDLDALWAGVGECRALPRADLHRVLLSGAGGAVRHGAEVRTLDLLPRAVGVTFTDGTSTEYDLVIGADGPRSSVRALAALGGPPRPAGHVVYRAVLRDGPPVTDWTALLGQRSGLLLVPIGEGRLHCYADEAGTEPPADPVARLRELFADYRGPVPEVLDMLDRVHAGITDEVELGRWYRGRVLLVGDAAHATAPTLSQGAAMALEDAVVLAESLRAAGSVEAALVAYESRRRPRTRWVADRTRDRNRTRDVPPALRDPLLRGRGGRIFGEHYRLLVGPL
- a CDS encoding threonine synthase, translating into MYLTHLDCPRCGLEYAADKLQNLCECGSPLLARYDLPAVAKAVTPERFGLRPADLWRYRELLPVADPRHVTTLGEGWTPLLRTPSYGAEIGIADLMVKDEGLVPTGSFKARGAAVGVSRARELGVERIAMPTNGNAGSAWATYAARAGMGATIVMPLAAPTICRRECVAAGADLRLVDGLISDAGRRVAELIAESEGAIFDAGTLREPYRLEGKKTMGYEIVEQLGWQVPDVIIYPTGGGVGLIGIHKALHEMRELGWVGDKLPRLVAVQSTGCAPIVRAFAAGESRAQPWEDAHTVAFGITVPSPLGDELILAALRASAGTAVAVDDAEILADLRDFAAREGLLLCPEGAACLTAARQLRAGGWIRAGERVVVLNTGAGLKYPETVDVSGVPVLA
- a CDS encoding golvesin C-terminal-like domain-containing protein; this translates as MATIPWLVDVLRGAGVQVVVEGDWLNRMRPGSFDPIGVLWHHTASTSSASNPHPALGICINGRSDLAGPLCQALVDYNGVFHVISAGRCNHAGVSGGSGPIPAGDGNTLMIGWEIDYNGVDQQMTTAQYNSSIAATAAVLTRLGRDSSYARGHRETSTTGKIDPSFIDLNVMRADVAAKMAGGGTAWSSTVDNTTSGRFTASANWGVSTFSSQRYGADYRYADPIAVSDPAWYKFNVPATGSYRVEAWWPTNSGYNSATPYIVATTTGNKTVYVDQRVTGGQWRVLGTFTLPAGDANRVAVSRWSNATGLVIADAVRLTRV